In Priestia megaterium NBRC 15308 = ATCC 14581, the following proteins share a genomic window:
- a CDS encoding cytochrome ubiquinol oxidase subunit I — translation MDTVILSRIQFASTTLFHFIFVPLSIGLVFLVAIMETMYVVKKDEQYKKMAKFWGHLFLINFAVGVVTGILQEFQFGMNWSEYSRFVGDVFGAPLAIEALLAFFMESTFLGLWIFGWDRLPKWLHCLCIWLVSLGTIFSAFFILTANSFMQHPVGMELNNGRLEMNDFFKLLTNGQLWVEFPHTILGSFATGAFFITGVSAIMLLKKKHLAFAKKSFQVAIIVGLVSGVGIALSGHEQAGYLVKTQPMKMAASEGLWENSGSPGAWTVTANIHPDEKKNTGEIKIPYLLSFLSYGKFSGSVPGMNELQERYTAKYGAGNYIPPVRTTFWSFRIMAGLGGVLCALGIWGTYLLSRKKLQESKLFLRIMTIAIAFPFLGSSAGWIMTEIGRQPWVVFGYMKTEDAVSPGVTAGELLFSIISFSFFYLILAVIMVFLFVKEIKKGPDHDHEAHTKVVSTDPFTKEGYNVFS, via the coding sequence ATGGATACAGTTATACTATCACGTATTCAATTTGCATCAACGACGCTGTTTCATTTTATCTTTGTACCGCTATCTATCGGTCTTGTCTTTTTAGTAGCGATCATGGAAACGATGTACGTAGTAAAAAAAGATGAACAGTATAAAAAGATGGCAAAGTTTTGGGGGCACTTATTCCTGATTAACTTTGCTGTCGGAGTCGTAACAGGTATTTTACAAGAATTTCAGTTTGGCATGAACTGGTCAGAGTACTCAAGGTTTGTAGGAGATGTATTCGGTGCGCCGCTTGCTATTGAAGCACTGCTCGCGTTTTTTATGGAGTCCACTTTCCTTGGACTGTGGATTTTCGGGTGGGATCGTTTACCTAAATGGCTGCACTGTCTATGTATTTGGCTTGTTAGTCTAGGTACTATTTTTTCGGCGTTCTTTATTTTAACGGCTAATTCTTTTATGCAGCATCCGGTTGGAATGGAGCTGAATAATGGCCGTTTAGAAATGAATGACTTCTTTAAATTGCTAACAAACGGCCAGCTGTGGGTTGAATTCCCTCATACCATTTTAGGTTCGTTTGCAACAGGCGCCTTTTTTATCACGGGTGTCAGTGCCATTATGCTCTTGAAGAAAAAACATTTGGCTTTTGCCAAAAAATCATTTCAAGTTGCCATTATTGTAGGGTTAGTTTCAGGTGTAGGAATTGCATTATCTGGTCATGAACAGGCTGGATACTTAGTTAAAACACAGCCGATGAAAATGGCCGCAAGTGAAGGATTATGGGAAAACAGCGGAAGTCCAGGCGCTTGGACGGTGACAGCAAATATTCACCCCGATGAAAAGAAAAATACGGGGGAAATCAAAATACCTTATTTATTAAGCTTCTTATCATACGGGAAATTTTCAGGTTCCGTTCCTGGGATGAACGAGCTGCAGGAGCGGTATACGGCGAAATATGGAGCAGGAAATTATATTCCACCCGTTCGGACAACATTTTGGAGTTTCCGCATTATGGCTGGTCTAGGTGGCGTATTATGTGCATTAGGCATTTGGGGCACGTACTTGCTTTCTCGTAAAAAACTTCAAGAAAGCAAACTATTTTTACGTATTATGACGATTGCCATTGCCTTTCCGTTCCTGGGAAGCTCAGCAGGTTGGATTATGACAGAGATTGGCCGTCAGCCTTGGGTTGTATTTGGCTATATGAAAACGGAAGATGCCGTGTCTCCTGGTGTAACAGCAGGTGAATTGCTGTTTTCTATTATCTCGTTTTCGTTCTTTTATTTAATTTTAGCTGTGATTATGGTGTTCTTGTTCGTTAAAGAAATTAAAAAAGGTCCAGATCATGATCATGAAGCACATACAAAAGTAGTATCAACTGATCCATTTACAAAGGAGGGATACAATGTTTTCTCTTAA
- a CDS encoding threonine/serine exporter family protein, protein MHIVEQIITSFIASAAFGIIFNVPRESLLKSGFVGMIGWLIYYLLTFYGVDEIPSTVASAFFIAIISQIYAKIYRTPIIIFTVAGIIPLVPGGTAYDAMRNFVENNYNEAISLAAKAFMISGSIAIGIVFSEVINQIIRQSKLNAKAKYRP, encoded by the coding sequence ATGCATATCGTAGAGCAGATAATTACAAGTTTTATTGCTTCAGCAGCATTTGGGATCATCTTTAATGTTCCACGTGAATCATTATTAAAAAGTGGCTTTGTCGGAATGATTGGCTGGCTCATTTACTATTTGCTAACGTTCTATGGCGTAGATGAAATTCCAAGCACAGTTGCATCGGCCTTCTTTATTGCTATTATTAGTCAAATTTACGCAAAAATTTATCGAACGCCGATCATTATTTTCACCGTAGCAGGTATTATTCCGCTAGTTCCGGGAGGAACAGCATACGATGCCATGCGTAACTTTGTAGAAAATAACTATAATGAAGCGATTAGTCTTGCAGCAAAAGCCTTTATGATTTCAGGTTCAATTGCCATTGGTATTGTGTTTTCTGAAGTCATCAACCAAATCATTCGTCAGTCTAAATTAAATGCCAAAGCAAAATATCGACCATAG
- a CDS encoding threonine/serine exporter family protein, with the protein MTQQKLDKYEIMDVSLLAGKIMLESGAETYRVEDTMMRIAASYGIKKSHSYVTPTGIMFSLETKEPTKTKLIRISERTTDLKKVTMVNSVSRTISQGNISLEEAYEMLQEIEATNVAFPLWVQLAAASISSGCFLIMFQGLWTDFIPAMFSGGLGFLTVVYFHRLIPIRFFAEFTASLVIGLLSALLVASGVGTQIDKIIIGSVMPLVPGLSITNAVRDLMAGHLLSGLSKGAEAFLTAFAIGAGIAIVFTLL; encoded by the coding sequence ATGACACAACAAAAATTAGATAAATATGAAATTATGGACGTTAGCTTACTAGCAGGTAAAATTATGTTAGAAAGCGGGGCAGAAACGTATCGAGTAGAAGACACAATGATGCGGATTGCAGCGTCTTACGGTATAAAAAAATCCCACAGCTATGTGACGCCAACAGGGATTATGTTTTCACTTGAAACGAAAGAACCGACGAAAACGAAGTTAATTCGTATTTCCGAACGAACGACAGATTTAAAAAAAGTAACCATGGTAAATAGCGTCTCAAGAACAATCAGTCAAGGAAACATCTCCTTGGAGGAAGCGTATGAAATGCTACAAGAAATTGAAGCAACAAACGTAGCTTTTCCACTATGGGTTCAACTTGCAGCTGCATCCATTTCTAGCGGATGCTTTTTAATCATGTTTCAAGGTTTATGGACGGACTTTATTCCAGCTATGTTTTCAGGAGGTCTCGGATTTTTAACCGTGGTGTATTTCCACCGCCTTATTCCGATTCGCTTTTTTGCTGAGTTTACCGCTTCGTTAGTTATTGGACTTTTATCAGCTCTTTTAGTCGCTTCAGGAGTAGGCACGCAAATTGATAAAATTATTATTGGATCCGTTATGCCACTCGTTCCTGGCTTATCCATTACCAATGCAGTGCGAGATTTAATGGCGGGACATTTACTGTCTGGATTATCAAAAGGAGCAGAAGCGTTTCTGACGGCATTCGCTATCGGTGCAGGTATTGCCATTGTATTTACACTTCTATAG
- a CDS encoding LacI family DNA-binding transcriptional regulator, with product MGRKKVTITEVAKEAGVSLATVSRIFNNKEGKIKISETTKQKVLKAAAHLGYQTNPFAAALRAQKTGIIGILIRDLKDPFLIELLKKVQQQVQSRGMDVLIGHTDYEETTAERQLNVMMNHWFDGVILLDYVAAQHPFVDVLKQYQTPYVSLTGDASSALWPIVHVDDAVGMQLAVAHLTDLGHKNIGFVGKAVSGVEHRLSLFYQYVPSANAKFVKEDMNNSDELYQFINELAHHPEPPTALICATDYIALKVIHCAWQNGLHVPSDLSVIGFDDITEASEAHPPLTTIRQPMEKMAEKAVNLLLQQIQDQQEIDQIQYKMAPILVERETTKRMN from the coding sequence ATGGGGAGAAAAAAAGTCACGATTACAGAAGTAGCAAAAGAAGCGGGTGTTTCATTAGCTACGGTATCAAGAATCTTCAATAATAAAGAAGGTAAAATTAAAATTAGTGAAACAACTAAACAAAAAGTGCTAAAAGCAGCAGCTCATTTGGGGTATCAGACGAATCCATTTGCGGCAGCTCTTCGGGCCCAAAAAACAGGGATTATCGGGATATTAATTAGAGATTTAAAAGATCCGTTTCTAATTGAACTATTAAAAAAGGTACAGCAACAAGTCCAAAGTCGAGGGATGGACGTTCTTATTGGACACACGGATTACGAAGAAACAACGGCTGAGCGTCAATTAAATGTTATGATGAACCATTGGTTTGATGGGGTCATTTTATTAGACTATGTAGCTGCTCAGCATCCGTTTGTAGATGTATTAAAACAATATCAAACGCCTTACGTTTCTCTTACAGGAGACGCCTCTTCTGCACTTTGGCCGATTGTACATGTAGATGATGCGGTGGGAATGCAATTAGCTGTTGCTCACTTAACGGACCTTGGTCATAAGAATATAGGGTTCGTTGGAAAAGCTGTAAGCGGAGTCGAGCACCGTCTGTCTCTTTTTTATCAGTATGTACCGTCAGCAAACGCAAAGTTTGTGAAAGAAGATATGAATAACTCAGATGAACTATATCAGTTTATAAATGAGCTAGCTCATCATCCAGAGCCTCCAACTGCGCTTATTTGTGCTACGGATTACATCGCTCTGAAAGTGATACACTGTGCGTGGCAAAATGGGCTTCACGTTCCATCAGATTTGTCTGTTATAGGGTTTGATGATATTACTGAAGCTAGTGAAGCGCATCCTCCACTAACAACTATCCGTCAACCGATGGAAAAAATGGCTGAAAAAGCAGTAAACCTCTTACTTCAGCAAATTCAGGATCAGCAAGAAATAGATCAGATACAGTATAAAATGGCACCTATATTAGTAGAGCGCGAGACCACAAAACGTATGAATTGA
- a CDS encoding alpha/beta hydrolase gives MAFMQCDFFSEVLQISTSMNVLIPQQTKSQIGLQTNTRSEKHPTLYLLHGLSDDHTIWMRRTSIERYASELGLAVVMPNVDRSFYRDMAYGKKYWTFVTEELPHLARSFFPLSEKREDNFVAGLSMGGYGALKWAFRKPHQFSAAASLSGVMDVEGLGGRGEVQFLDYPLIFGMPPVIRPEDDLFWLLENRRRYGEVTPRIYQCCGTEDFLYQENKRFSERCKQEAICFTYEEGKGSHDWAYWDQKIQDVLKWLFSEK, from the coding sequence ATGGCGTTTATGCAATGTGATTTTTTTTCAGAAGTATTGCAAATAAGTACTTCAATGAACGTTTTGATACCGCAGCAAACAAAATCTCAAATTGGTTTACAAACCAATACAAGAAGTGAGAAACACCCTACGCTCTATTTATTACACGGCCTTTCTGATGATCATACGATATGGATGAGAAGAACTTCGATTGAACGCTACGCATCAGAATTAGGACTTGCAGTTGTAATGCCAAATGTAGATCGCAGCTTTTATAGAGATATGGCTTATGGAAAGAAGTATTGGACGTTTGTAACAGAAGAACTTCCTCACTTGGCTAGATCATTCTTTCCGTTATCGGAAAAAAGAGAAGATAATTTTGTAGCTGGCCTTTCTATGGGAGGGTACGGCGCCTTAAAATGGGCGTTTCGCAAACCACATCAATTTTCTGCAGCTGCCAGTTTATCAGGAGTGATGGACGTTGAAGGGCTTGGAGGGCGAGGAGAAGTTCAGTTCTTAGATTATCCTTTGATTTTTGGCATGCCCCCTGTTATTAGACCTGAGGATGATCTTTTCTGGCTGCTTGAAAATCGCCGGCGCTATGGAGAAGTGACTCCGCGTATTTATCAATGCTGTGGAACGGAAGATTTTTTATATCAGGAAAATAAACGTTTTTCCGAGCGTTGTAAGCAAGAGGCTATTTGTTTTACATATGAAGAAGGAAAAGGAAGTCACGACTGGGCATATTGGGATCAAAAAATTCAAGATGTGTTGAAGTGGCTGTTTAGTGAAAAGTAG
- a CDS encoding sugar porter family MFS transporter, producing the protein MGIVKVTSDEYKEQKGNLFFVIFISCAAAFGGLLYGYDTAVISGAIGLMKVHFNLSPTMVGFVVSSLLLGGAVGVLASGKLSDRFGRKSILLLAASLFVVSAIMQALSSSISFVIISRIIGGLGIGMASVLSITYISEIAPPHMRGRLGSLYQFAVAVGIVSVYFVNDYILSIGEDAWQNSTGWRYIIGASGIPALLFLLILSPVPESPRWLVKANRTLEAMDILIKINGTHIARQELYHIEQSLKENQPASLSLFKEACLRKALLMGILLAAFQQLVGINAIIYYAPQVFEAAGARGDLSLLVTSMIGVAAFLGVLCSMWLIDRIGRKALLLIGTAGMAVTQLLVSFGFHFQGTEGLTTSLLIVFYLFLFNISMGPVVWVVISEIFPNHARGYAMSISTFFLWVANWFVSQFFPILWNKAGGSFTFLFFMVMCLASFLFIWKWVPETKGKSLEEIEHMWK; encoded by the coding sequence ATGGGGATAGTAAAAGTAACTTCTGACGAGTATAAGGAGCAAAAAGGAAATCTATTTTTCGTGATTTTCATTTCATGTGCAGCTGCTTTTGGAGGGTTGCTTTACGGCTATGACACAGCCGTCATTTCAGGAGCTATTGGGTTGATGAAAGTACATTTTAATCTTAGTCCAACGATGGTAGGTTTTGTTGTATCTAGTCTGCTGCTCGGTGGTGCCGTTGGGGTACTTGCTTCGGGAAAACTGAGTGATCGATTCGGTAGAAAAAGCATCTTACTTTTAGCAGCTTCTTTATTTGTCGTATCCGCAATTATGCAAGCGCTATCTTCATCCATCTCTTTTGTGATTATTTCTCGAATTATTGGAGGACTAGGCATTGGTATGGCTTCTGTTCTTTCTATTACCTATATTTCTGAAATAGCCCCTCCGCACATGCGTGGCCGCTTAGGCTCTCTATACCAATTTGCTGTTGCCGTTGGGATTGTTTCTGTCTATTTTGTAAATGACTACATTTTATCTATTGGGGAAGACGCTTGGCAGAATTCCACGGGATGGCGCTACATTATCGGTGCTTCTGGTATTCCAGCTCTTTTATTTCTTCTTATTCTTTCTCCTGTTCCTGAAAGTCCGAGGTGGCTGGTAAAAGCAAACCGCACTTTAGAAGCTATGGACATTTTAATTAAAATCAATGGTACACACATTGCACGCCAAGAGCTGTATCATATTGAGCAATCGTTAAAAGAAAATCAACCAGCTTCTCTTTCGCTTTTTAAAGAGGCCTGTCTTCGAAAAGCGCTGCTTATGGGTATTCTACTTGCAGCCTTTCAACAGCTTGTCGGAATTAATGCCATTATTTATTACGCCCCGCAAGTTTTTGAAGCAGCTGGAGCTAGAGGAGATTTATCGCTCCTTGTTACGTCTATGATTGGTGTGGCTGCCTTTTTAGGCGTTCTTTGTTCCATGTGGCTTATCGACCGGATTGGCCGCAAAGCTTTATTGCTTATTGGCACAGCTGGTATGGCCGTTACGCAGCTTCTCGTTTCCTTTGGGTTTCATTTTCAAGGTACTGAAGGGTTGACTACTAGTTTACTTATTGTTTTTTATTTATTTCTTTTTAATATTTCTATGGGACCGGTTGTATGGGTTGTGATTTCTGAAATTTTTCCTAATCACGCGAGAGGCTATGCAATGTCTATTTCTACGTTTTTCTTGTGGGTAGCTAATTGGTTTGTATCTCAGTTTTTCCCTATCCTTTGGAACAAAGCTGGAGGATCTTTTACATTTTTATTCTTTATGGTTATGTGTCTCGCTTCATTTTTGTTTATATGGAAGTGGGTTCCGGAAACAAAAGGAAAGTCACTTGAAGAAATTGAACATATGTGGAAGTAA
- a CDS encoding glutamate-5-semialdehyde dehydrogenase, whose amino-acid sequence MSELQLKGKQAKEASYFLGNVTSEQKQQALYKMAAALLDQQEAILKANKLDVEKAIQKGTSKAMLDRLSLNEERIHGMADGLRQVAALADPVGEVLSMAKRPNGLQIGQQRVPIGVIGIIYEARPNVTCDATGLCLKAGNAVILRGGSEAFYSNQAIVSVLSQAAASAGLPEHSVQLIENTSRETALELMKLNEYIDVLIPRGGAGLIEAVVKNATVPVIETGTGNCHIYVDEEYDGDMAANIVINAKTSRPAVCNSAEKLLIHKRAAHEFLPIIVQALREKDVEVRGDERAVTIVPDLVPAGDEDWKKEYLDFIMAVKIVDDIDEAISHINVHSSHHSEAIVTTNYAHAQRFLQRVNSAAVYVNASTRFTDGEEFGFGAEIGISTQKLHARGPMGLKELTTLKYIIYGDGQIR is encoded by the coding sequence ATGAGTGAATTGCAGCTTAAAGGAAAGCAGGCAAAAGAAGCCTCTTATTTCTTAGGAAATGTAACGAGCGAACAAAAACAGCAGGCACTTTATAAAATGGCGGCTGCTCTATTGGATCAACAAGAGGCGATTTTAAAAGCAAATAAATTAGACGTAGAAAAAGCCATTCAAAAAGGCACGTCAAAAGCGATGTTGGATCGTCTATCTTTAAATGAAGAGCGGATTCACGGAATGGCAGACGGCCTGCGCCAAGTAGCTGCGCTTGCAGATCCGGTAGGAGAAGTGCTGTCTATGGCGAAGCGACCAAATGGCTTACAAATTGGACAGCAGCGTGTACCTATTGGTGTCATAGGAATTATTTATGAAGCGCGTCCAAACGTTACGTGTGATGCAACAGGCTTATGCTTAAAAGCAGGAAATGCAGTTATTTTGCGCGGAGGTAGCGAGGCGTTTTATTCGAATCAAGCGATTGTTTCTGTATTATCTCAAGCTGCGGCAAGTGCAGGGTTGCCTGAGCATAGCGTACAGCTTATTGAAAATACGTCGAGAGAAACAGCACTGGAGTTAATGAAATTAAATGAATATATCGATGTATTAATTCCTCGAGGCGGTGCTGGTTTAATTGAAGCGGTGGTAAAAAATGCAACGGTTCCCGTTATTGAGACAGGAACTGGGAACTGCCACATTTATGTTGATGAAGAATATGACGGTGACATGGCGGCCAATATTGTCATTAATGCAAAAACATCTCGTCCAGCAGTGTGTAACTCAGCCGAAAAGCTGCTTATCCATAAACGAGCGGCTCATGAATTTTTGCCGATTATTGTTCAAGCGCTACGAGAGAAAGATGTAGAAGTACGCGGTGATGAACGTGCGGTAACAATCGTTCCAGATCTTGTTCCCGCAGGGGATGAGGATTGGAAGAAAGAATACTTGGATTTCATCATGGCGGTTAAAATCGTAGATGATATCGATGAAGCGATTTCCCATATTAATGTTCATAGTTCACATCATTCTGAAGCGATTGTCACAACAAATTATGCCCATGCTCAGCGTTTTTTACAGCGCGTTAATTCAGCCGCTGTTTATGTGAATGCTTCAACGAGGTTTACAGACGGAGAAGAGTTTGGTTTCGGGGCAGAAATCGGAATTAGTACACAAAAGCTTCATGCGCGTGGACCGATGGGATTAAAAGAATTAACAACGCTAAAATATATTATTTACGGAGATGGACAAATTCGATAA
- the proB gene encoding glutamate 5-kinase, producing MKRVNHRQELQNSKRIVVKVGTSTLTYDNGDINLARIEKLACVLSDLMNAGKEVVLVTSGAVQVGVKKLKLKEKPTSIREKQAAASVGQCELMHIYSKFFGEYSHIVGQVLLTKDVIEDEHVRNNVVNTFEKLIEDKVIPIVNENDTVAIDEIENIVRFGDNDNLSAIVSVLIHADLLVILSDIDGFFDSDPTKNPNSKLMKVIDGITPELENFAGDSGTDVGTGGMVTKLTAAKTATSAGVSLILANGKEPSILRDIIEGQEIGTLFLKQAEGVMK from the coding sequence ATGAAAAGAGTGAACCATCGTCAAGAGTTACAAAATAGCAAGCGTATTGTAGTCAAAGTAGGGACATCTACGTTGACCTATGATAATGGAGATATTAACTTAGCACGCATTGAAAAACTAGCGTGTGTTTTATCTGATTTAATGAATGCAGGAAAAGAAGTTGTGCTTGTTACATCAGGTGCCGTTCAAGTGGGAGTAAAAAAACTAAAGTTAAAGGAAAAGCCAACTTCTATTCGAGAAAAACAAGCAGCGGCCTCTGTCGGGCAATGTGAGCTTATGCATATCTATAGTAAATTCTTTGGTGAGTACAGCCACATCGTTGGTCAAGTACTGTTAACGAAGGATGTAATCGAAGATGAACATGTGCGCAATAACGTTGTGAACACGTTTGAAAAATTAATTGAAGACAAAGTAATTCCTATTGTGAATGAAAACGATACGGTTGCAATCGATGAAATTGAAAACATCGTGCGTTTTGGAGATAACGATAATTTATCTGCCATTGTTTCAGTTTTGATTCACGCAGATTTACTTGTTATTTTATCTGATATTGACGGTTTCTTTGATTCAGATCCCACAAAAAACCCTAACTCTAAATTAATGAAAGTAATAGATGGCATCACACCGGAGCTTGAGAATTTTGCTGGAGATAGCGGAACGGATGTTGGAACAGGCGGAATGGTCACAAAGCTTACCGCTGCTAAAACAGCTACAAGTGCAGGCGTGAGCTTAATCTTAGCAAATGGTAAAGAACCAAGTATTTTGCGAGATATTATTGAAGGCCAAGAAATTGGAACGTTATTCTTAAAACAAGCTGAAGGAGTAATGAAATGA
- the cstA gene encoding carbon starvation protein CstA translates to MNAVTIVIGSICILMIAYRLYGTFMAVKVLKLNDSQKTPAHELEDGKDYVPTNRWVTFGHHFAAIAAAGPLVGPILAAQFGYLPGLLWLLIGAVIGGAVHDAVVLFASMRQKGQSLSEVAKKELGPVAGFCTGLAMLFIITITMAGLSMVVLHALEKNPWGTFAVGITIPIAMGVGIYHKKTGNLKAASTVGFILILIAVFSGPYIQGTALGDFLTLDIKTLSIILPVYAFFAAALPVWLLLAPRDYLSSFMKIGVFIALIVGVFFVNPAIPFPAVTEFIHGGGPILAGPVWPFISITIACGAISGFHAFVGSGTTPKMLDRWSDIKVVGFGAMLVECLVGIMALIAATALHPGDYFAINSTPEVFKTLGMNVTALPQLSQEIGLNLEGRTGGAVTLAVGMTYIFTEIPWFSHLSSYFFQFVIMFEAVFILTAIDAGTRVSRYLIQDFFGEFYKPLKRVDWLPGSIFASALACFMWGYLLFSGDIGSVWALFGVSNQLMASIGLIIGATVILRIADKRSYMLTCLIPLAYLYVTVNYAGYWMVKNVYLNEAAAGYSILNATLSIIMLILGLIIMIAAIQKWTQLWRTPQAELAAKANLSQNI, encoded by the coding sequence ATGAATGCGGTTACGATTGTTATTGGATCTATCTGTATTTTAATGATTGCGTATCGGCTATACGGAACATTCATGGCTGTTAAGGTCTTGAAACTAAACGATTCGCAAAAAACGCCAGCACATGAACTTGAAGATGGGAAAGATTATGTGCCAACCAACCGATGGGTAACATTTGGTCATCACTTTGCAGCTATTGCAGCTGCAGGTCCGCTTGTTGGACCTATTTTAGCAGCTCAGTTTGGCTATTTGCCCGGACTGCTCTGGCTTTTAATAGGAGCTGTAATCGGAGGAGCCGTTCACGATGCGGTTGTGTTATTTGCATCTATGCGCCAAAAAGGCCAGTCGCTTTCCGAAGTGGCTAAAAAAGAGCTAGGACCTGTCGCTGGTTTTTGTACAGGTTTAGCTATGCTTTTTATCATTACCATCACAATGGCCGGTTTATCTATGGTCGTGCTACACGCACTTGAGAAAAATCCTTGGGGTACATTCGCTGTTGGAATTACGATTCCGATCGCAATGGGGGTAGGTATTTACCACAAAAAAACCGGTAATTTAAAAGCGGCTTCTACTGTCGGCTTCATTTTAATTTTAATCGCCGTATTTAGCGGTCCTTATATTCAAGGAACAGCTTTAGGAGATTTTTTAACGCTAGATATTAAAACACTTTCAATTATTCTTCCCGTTTATGCATTTTTCGCAGCGGCCTTACCCGTTTGGCTGCTTTTAGCACCTCGAGATTATTTAAGCAGCTTTATGAAAATTGGTGTCTTTATCGCGCTGATTGTAGGCGTGTTTTTCGTAAATCCAGCAATTCCATTTCCTGCAGTTACTGAATTTATTCACGGAGGCGGCCCTATTTTAGCAGGACCTGTGTGGCCGTTCATTTCCATTACGATCGCCTGCGGTGCTATTTCCGGCTTCCATGCATTTGTTGGTTCAGGGACAACCCCTAAGATGCTCGACCGTTGGAGTGACATTAAAGTTGTAGGCTTCGGGGCGATGTTAGTCGAATGCTTGGTAGGAATTATGGCATTAATTGCCGCAACAGCTTTACATCCTGGAGACTATTTTGCAATCAACTCTACACCTGAAGTGTTCAAAACGCTCGGCATGAACGTGACAGCTCTTCCTCAGCTTAGCCAAGAGATTGGTCTAAACTTAGAAGGCCGTACAGGCGGCGCTGTTACACTGGCCGTAGGAATGACATATATCTTCACGGAAATTCCTTGGTTCAGCCACCTGTCTTCTTACTTTTTCCAATTCGTCATTATGTTTGAAGCAGTGTTTATTTTAACTGCTATCGACGCGGGTACACGCGTTTCCCGCTATTTAATTCAAGACTTTTTCGGTGAATTTTATAAGCCATTGAAGCGAGTAGACTGGCTTCCGGGGTCCATTTTTGCAAGCGCCCTAGCCTGTTTTATGTGGGGGTACTTATTGTTCTCAGGAGATATTGGCTCAGTTTGGGCGCTGTTCGGCGTATCGAATCAGTTAATGGCCTCTATTGGTTTAATTATTGGAGCAACCGTTATTCTTAGAATTGCAGATAAACGCTCCTATATGCTTACTTGCCTTATTCCACTAGCCTACCTTTACGTAACGGTTAACTACGCAGGTTATTGGATGGTTAAGAATGTCTATTTAAATGAAGCTGCGGCAGGTTACAGCATATTAAATGCGACTCTTTCAATCATCATGCTTATACTCGGTCTCATTATTATGATTGCTGCGATTCAAAAATGGACGCAGCTTTGGCGCACGCCTCAGGCTGAACTGGCAGCGAAAGCAAACTTATCACAAAATATATAA